The Pseudomonadota bacterium region CCCGCCTGCTCAACCTCTGCCAGTCGGAGCTCGAGCGCAAGTGGGCGCGCATGGTCGACCGCATGGGGCTCAAGCTCCCCAGCGACGCGCAGCGGCTCGTCGAGAGCTGCGGTGTACGGCCGGACTTCCTGTACCGCGATGAAGGTGTGGCCATCTTCATCGATGGTCCACCGCACGACACGCCGGAGCAACGAGCGAAGGATGATGAGCAGCAGGATGCTCTCGAAGACCACGGTCTGACGGTCATCCGCTTTCACCACACCGAGGAGTGGGAGCCGATCCTTAGACGTTACCCGACCCTGTTCGGAACGCCGGCGGCGGCCTCCGAGCCGGCGCCGGCTCCCTCGTCGGGTGATGGGTTCGATCCGGAGGACTCGCGATGACACGTGCGCGGGACGAGTTGACCGTGAGCTGGACCGGCAAGCCGAGTCGGTTTCTCGGTCCGCTGATCGAGGGCAAGGGGGAAGGCGCATGAGCTTCGACGTGGGCGCGCTGGTAAAGGCTCGCGGGCGCGAGTGGGTCGTGTTGCCCGAGAGCAATGACGATCCCGACATGTTGATTCTGCGACCTCTCGGTGGGACCGAAGACGAGGTCACCGGGATCTACCTGCCCATCGAGCAGGTGGAACCGGCCAAGTTCGATCTGCCCGATCCGGCCAGCGACATGGGGAACCATCTGTCCTGCGGCTTGCTTCGCGATGCGGTGCGCCTCGGGTTCCGCTCGGGCGCTGGTCCGTTTCGTTCGCTCGCGAGGATTGCCGTCGAGTCGCGCCCCTACCAGCTCGTGCCCCTCC contains the following coding sequences:
- a CDS encoding endonuclease domain-containing protein translates to MPREDQLTRLLNLCQSELERKWARMVDRMGLKLPSDAQRLVESCGVRPDFLYRDEGVAIFIDGPPHDTPEQRAKDDEQQDALEDHGLTVIRFHHTEEWEPILRRYPTLFGTPAAASEPAPAPSSGDGFDPEDSR
- a CDS encoding ATP-dependent helicase, producing the protein MSFDVGALVKARGREWVVLPESNDDPDMLILRPLGGTEDEVTGIYLPIEQVEPAKFDLPDPASDMGNHLSCGLLRDAVRLGFRSGAGPFRSLARIAVESRPYQLVPL